In a single window of the Zonotrichia albicollis isolate bZonAlb1 chromosome 23, bZonAlb1.hap1, whole genome shotgun sequence genome:
- the PNPO gene encoding pyridoxine-5'-phosphate oxidase: protein MELEQIRKSYRGDSEAFEECHLVSLDPLEQFRAWLQDALQCPDIAEANAMCLATCSRDGRPSARMVLLKGLGPDGLRFFTNYESRKGRELDSNPFASLVFYWEPLCRQVRIEGSVRRLPEEESERYFHSRPRGSQIGALVSRQSSVIPDREYLRKKSAELEELYRDKAVPKPDYWGAYVVEPELVEFWQGQSNRLHDRIVFRRLRDRAAPLGAMTRRGHGEWVYERLSP, encoded by the exons atggagctggagcagataCGGAAAAGCTACCGGGGGGACAGCGAG GCGTTCGAGGAGTGCCACCTGGTGTCCCTGGATCCCCTGGAGCAGTTCcgggcctggctgcaggacgCGCTGCAGTGCCCGGACATCGCCGAGGCCAACGCCATGTGCCTggccacctgctccag GGACGGGCGGCCCTCGGCGCGCATGGTGCTGCTGAAGGGGCTGGGGCCGGACGGGCTGCGCTTCTTCACCAACTACGAGAGCAGGAAGGGCCGGGAGCTG GACTCCAACCCCTTCGCCTCCCTCGTGTTCTACTGGGAGCCCCTTTGCCGGCAG GTGCGCATCGAGGGCTCGGTGCGGCGCCTGCCCGAGGAGGAATCCGAGCGCTATTTCCACTCGCGGCCCCGGGGCAGCCAGATCGGGGCCCTGGTGAGCCGGCAGAGCTCGGTCATCCCTGACAGAGAG TACCTGCGCAAGAAGAGCGcggagctggaggagctgtaCCGGGACAAGGCGGTGCCCAAGCCGGACTACTG GGGCGCGTACGTGGTGGAGCCGGAGCTGGTGGAGTTCTGGCAGGGCCAATCGAACCGGCTGCACGACCGGATCGTGTTCCGGCGGCTGCGGGACCGCGCGGCGCCGCTCGGGGCCATGACCCGCCGCGGCCACGGCGAGTGGGTGTACGAGCGCCTGTCGCCGTGA